A part of Solicola gregarius genomic DNA contains:
- the nuoN gene encoding NADH-quinone oxidoreductase subunit NuoN, which translates to MNIVAAPDISAPSIEYSVIYPVLIVFGAAFIGVLIEAFAPRKSRYLAQLVVTLVGLLAAFGGTIFVARGLDESSSGAATARGEVAAEGALAIDGPTVFIWGLVLILAFISMLLFAERRLEGGLTAFAGQAASIPGTEAEREDVGKRVEQTEIFPLALFAIGGMMVFPASNDLITMFIALEVLSLPLYVLCGMARRRRLLSQEAAMKYFLLGAFASAFFLYGIALTYGYAGSLTMGGIADAVDNRAGGHNLLLAGIGLLAVGMLFKVSAAPFHAWTPDVYQGAPSAVTGFMAACTKVAAFGALLRIFFVAFGDAQWDWRPMIWIIAGLTMVVGSLVAIAQTDIKRMLAYSSVAHAGFLLVGVAGAVGVTADYTGITSIEGVLFYLATYGFPTIGAFAIVTLVRDAGGEATHLSRWAGLGKESPLLACMFAFFLLAFAGIPLTSGFMGKWAVFGAAWAGDAWVLVVIGVLMSAVAAFFYVRVIVLMFFQEPTGEGPTVAVPSYLTSVVLAVTVAVTIVLGIVPGPVLELAQNAGAFVR; encoded by the coding sequence GTGAACATCGTCGCCGCGCCGGACATCTCGGCTCCGTCGATCGAGTACTCCGTCATCTACCCGGTCCTGATCGTGTTCGGGGCCGCGTTCATCGGCGTACTCATCGAGGCGTTCGCGCCGCGCAAGTCGCGTTACCTGGCGCAGCTCGTCGTCACGCTCGTCGGACTCCTCGCGGCGTTCGGCGGCACCATCTTCGTTGCTCGGGGTCTCGACGAGTCGTCGAGCGGTGCCGCGACCGCCCGCGGCGAGGTCGCCGCGGAGGGTGCGCTCGCGATCGACGGTCCCACCGTGTTCATCTGGGGCCTCGTCCTCATCCTCGCCTTCATCAGCATGCTGCTGTTCGCGGAGCGGCGACTCGAGGGCGGGCTGACCGCGTTCGCAGGTCAGGCCGCGTCGATACCCGGCACCGAAGCCGAGCGCGAGGATGTCGGCAAGCGGGTCGAGCAGACCGAGATCTTCCCGCTCGCGCTGTTCGCCATCGGCGGCATGATGGTGTTCCCGGCGTCGAACGACCTGATCACAATGTTCATCGCGCTCGAGGTGCTGTCGCTGCCGCTGTACGTGCTGTGTGGCATGGCCCGTCGCCGCCGCCTGCTCTCGCAGGAGGCCGCGATGAAGTACTTCCTGCTGGGCGCGTTCGCGTCGGCGTTCTTCCTCTACGGGATCGCGCTCACGTACGGCTATGCGGGCAGCCTGACGATGGGCGGCATCGCGGATGCGGTCGACAACCGCGCGGGTGGCCACAACCTGCTGCTGGCGGGCATCGGGCTGCTGGCGGTCGGCATGTTGTTCAAGGTCTCGGCGGCGCCGTTCCACGCGTGGACGCCCGATGTCTACCAGGGCGCGCCTTCGGCCGTGACCGGGTTCATGGCGGCGTGTACGAAGGTCGCCGCGTTCGGTGCGCTGCTGCGGATCTTCTTCGTCGCGTTCGGCGATGCTCAGTGGGACTGGCGGCCGATGATCTGGATCATCGCCGGGCTCACCATGGTCGTCGGCTCACTGGTCGCGATCGCGCAGACCGACATCAAGCGGATGCTCGCGTACTCCTCGGTCGCGCACGCGGGCTTCCTGCTGGTCGGCGTCGCCGGAGCGGTTGGTGTCACGGCCGACTACACCGGCATCACCAGCATCGAGGGCGTGCTGTTCTACCTGGCCACCTACGGCTTCCCGACGATCGGCGCGTTCGCGATCGTCACCCTCGTACGCGACGCGGGCGGCGAGGCCACCCACCTGTCGCGGTGGGCGGGACTCGGCAAGGAGTCGCCGCTGCTCGCCTGCATGTTCGCGTTCTTCCTGCTCGCGTTCGCGGGCATCCCGCTCACCAGCGGGTTCATGGGCAAGTGGGCCGTGTTCGGCGCCGCGTGGGCAGGCGACGCGTGGGTGCTGGTCGTCATCGGTGTGCTGATGAGCGCGGTGGCCGCGTTCTTCTACGTACGCGTGATCGTGCTGATGTTCTTCCAAGAGCCGACGGGGGAGGGCCCGACTGTTGCCGTACCCAGCTACCTGACCTCGGTCGTGCTCGCCGTGACCGTTGCTGTCACAATCGTGTTGGGCATCGTGCCAGGTCCGGTGCTCGAACTCGCCCAGAACGCGGGCGCGTTCGTACGCTAA
- a CDS encoding polyprenyl synthetase family protein, producing MSDDAFESQVRERLDAVERSLSDAVDSDEAFVAEAATHLLRAGGKRFRPLLVLLTAEFGDPSAADIVPAALVVELTHLATLYHDDVMDEAALRRGAQSANARWDNSIAILTGDYLFARASHIVADLGPEAVRIQADTFSRLVQGQIRETTGPRAGEDPLSHYLSVVADKTGALIATSARFGAMMAGAPTSVQDRLTEFGERIGSAFQLSDDIIDVASDAHDSGKTPGTDLREGVPTLPTLIALSSDAPDDARLRELLSGPISNDDDHAEALALLREHPALDDARAFVRRWSDDARALLTDLPPGIARDALESLCDTVVTRIG from the coding sequence TTGAGCGATGACGCCTTCGAGTCGCAGGTACGCGAGCGACTCGACGCCGTTGAGCGAAGCCTGTCCGACGCGGTCGACAGCGACGAGGCGTTCGTCGCCGAGGCCGCCACGCACCTGCTGCGTGCGGGCGGCAAGCGGTTCCGGCCGCTGCTCGTGCTGCTCACCGCCGAGTTCGGTGATCCGAGTGCGGCCGACATCGTGCCGGCCGCACTCGTCGTCGAGCTGACCCACCTGGCGACGCTGTACCACGACGACGTGATGGACGAGGCCGCGCTCCGGCGCGGCGCGCAGAGCGCGAACGCGCGCTGGGACAACTCCATCGCCATCCTCACCGGCGACTACCTGTTCGCGCGGGCGTCGCATATCGTCGCCGACCTCGGACCCGAGGCCGTCCGTATCCAGGCAGATACGTTCTCCCGCCTCGTGCAGGGCCAGATCCGCGAGACGACGGGCCCACGGGCGGGCGAGGACCCGCTCTCCCACTACCTTTCCGTCGTCGCCGACAAGACCGGCGCGCTGATCGCCACGTCGGCACGCTTCGGCGCGATGATGGCCGGTGCGCCCACCTCGGTGCAGGACCGCCTGACCGAGTTCGGCGAGCGGATCGGTTCGGCGTTCCAGCTCAGCGACGACATCATCGACGTCGCGAGCGACGCGCACGACTCCGGAAAGACACCCGGCACCGACCTGCGCGAGGGTGTGCCGACGCTGCCCACCCTGATCGCGCTCTCGTCGGATGCGCCGGACGATGCGCGGCTACGCGAGCTGCTCTCAGGCCCGATCAGCAACGACGACGACCACGCCGAGGCGTTGGCGCTGCTGCGCGAGCACCCGGCGCTCGACGACGCCCGGGCCTTCGTACGACGCTGGTCCGACGACGCCCGGGCGCTGCTCACCGATCTGCCACCCGGCATCGCGCGTGATGCGCTCGAGTCGCTCTGCGACACCGTCGTCACCCGTATCGGCTGA
- a CDS encoding PhoX family protein: MPRRLLPLINQTGPHGSRSAMTCHYRCGDACDKPIPNTSDNQHMSQVLTSVVARRSLLMGGAAASVTVGLGATLAGPAAAAGEAAGKRRAPAAELAFRPVQPNVRDNVTVPAGYDYDVIVSWGDRITPDAPRFNVYKQTPHAQAQQFGYNCDYVGVLPIEGKKNRAILGVNNEYTDPELMFPTDWYDDATQKRIEMAAHGFSILEIERGRRDGAWKQRAVGKTKLNRRITAETPMRLTGPAAGDKRLRTRADRKGRTVHGTFGNCSGGMTPWGTFLSGEENFNGYFDASGDLDPAYADSYARYGLTGEGRGWSGVDDRFDLTTEPNEPYRHGYVVEIDPHRPNAKPRKLTMLGRFKHEGATTSLSEDGRVVVYLGDDERGDYIYKFVSRQKFRKGNGPKAHEHNVGLLEDGTLYVAKFTGDGLDDDEYDGTGEWIALTSATESYVDGMSVADVLIDTRLAADTVSPTKMDRPEDIERNPVTGRVYAALTNNSARGADHPVDEANPLDSSMVRESLDAPLTSASGNRNGYVLEWVERGNDAGATAFRWNLFLVCGDPEAPETYFGGFPKEQVSPISCPDNVAFDPAGNLWISTDGNVLGSNDGMFAVPTRGRERGNVRQFLTVPVAAEMCGPLVSQDGLTVFAAVQHPGESDGATFEEPTSTWPHTDRFPRPSVICTYRIDNQRIGR, from the coding sequence ATGCCGCGACGTCTTCTGCCGCTGATCAACCAGACCGGACCGCACGGGTCCCGAAGCGCCATGACCTGTCACTATCGCTGTGGCGACGCATGCGACAAGCCGATCCCGAACACCTCCGACAACCAGCACATGTCGCAGGTCCTCACCTCGGTGGTCGCGCGCAGGTCCTTGCTCATGGGTGGAGCCGCCGCATCGGTGACCGTCGGCCTCGGTGCCACGCTCGCCGGACCCGCCGCGGCAGCCGGTGAGGCCGCGGGCAAGCGGCGCGCGCCCGCGGCCGAGCTGGCCTTCCGTCCGGTGCAGCCGAACGTACGCGACAACGTGACCGTTCCTGCGGGGTACGACTACGACGTCATCGTCTCGTGGGGTGACCGGATCACGCCGGACGCGCCGCGCTTCAACGTCTACAAGCAGACGCCGCATGCCCAGGCACAGCAGTTCGGATACAACTGCGACTACGTGGGAGTGCTGCCGATCGAGGGCAAGAAGAATCGGGCCATCCTCGGCGTCAACAACGAGTACACCGACCCGGAGCTGATGTTCCCGACCGACTGGTACGACGACGCGACCCAGAAGCGGATCGAGATGGCCGCGCACGGGTTCAGCATCCTCGAGATCGAGCGCGGCCGGCGCGACGGCGCCTGGAAGCAGCGCGCCGTCGGCAAGACAAAGCTCAACCGTCGCATCACGGCCGAGACGCCGATGCGCCTCACGGGCCCCGCCGCAGGTGACAAGCGGCTGCGTACGCGAGCCGACCGTAAGGGACGTACGGTGCACGGCACGTTCGGCAACTGCTCGGGCGGGATGACCCCGTGGGGCACGTTCCTGTCGGGCGAGGAGAACTTCAACGGCTACTTCGACGCGTCCGGGGATCTCGACCCGGCGTACGCCGACAGCTACGCCCGTTACGGCCTCACCGGGGAAGGCCGTGGCTGGAGTGGCGTCGACGACCGGTTCGATCTCACGACGGAGCCGAACGAGCCGTACCGTCACGGCTACGTCGTCGAGATCGACCCGCACCGCCCGAACGCGAAGCCACGCAAGCTCACGATGCTCGGGCGGTTCAAGCACGAAGGTGCGACGACCTCGCTGAGCGAGGACGGCCGGGTCGTCGTCTACCTCGGCGACGACGAGCGGGGCGACTACATCTACAAGTTCGTCTCGCGGCAGAAGTTCCGTAAGGGCAACGGGCCGAAGGCACATGAGCACAACGTCGGTCTGCTCGAGGACGGCACCCTGTACGTCGCGAAGTTCACCGGCGACGGGCTCGACGACGATGAGTACGACGGCACCGGCGAGTGGATCGCTCTCACGTCGGCGACCGAGTCGTACGTCGATGGCATGAGCGTCGCCGACGTACTGATCGACACCCGGCTCGCCGCGGACACCGTGTCGCCGACGAAGATGGATCGGCCCGAGGACATCGAGCGCAACCCGGTCACCGGTCGCGTGTACGCGGCGCTCACCAACAACTCGGCCCGCGGCGCCGACCATCCCGTCGACGAGGCGAACCCGCTCGACTCGTCGATGGTGCGCGAGTCGCTCGACGCACCCCTGACCAGCGCTTCGGGCAACCGCAACGGGTACGTGCTGGAGTGGGTCGAGCGGGGCAACGACGCGGGCGCGACGGCGTTCCGCTGGAACCTGTTCCTGGTGTGTGGAGACCCGGAGGCTCCCGAGACGTACTTCGGTGGTTTCCCGAAGGAGCAGGTGAGCCCGATCTCCTGCCCCGACAACGTCGCGTTCGACCCGGCGGGCAACCTGTGGATCTCGACCGACGGGAACGTCCTCGGCTCCAACGACGGCATGTTCGCGGTGCCGACGCGCGGGCGGGAGCGCGGCAACGTACGCCAGTTCCTGACGGTGCCCGTCGCGGCAGAGATGTGCGGTCCGCTCGTATCGCAGGACGGCCTGACGGTGTTCGCCGCGGTGCAGCACCCGGGCGAGTCGGACGGCGCGACGTTCGAGGAGCCGACGTCGACCTGGCCGCACACCGACCGTTTCCCGCGGCCGTCGGTCATCTGCACGTACCGCATCGACAACCAGCGCATCGGTCGCTGA
- the rarD gene encoding EamA family transporter RarD: MKALPVDEARRGFVFGAAAYTIWGFFPLYFPLLEPAGPVEILSHRVIWSLALVAAVLTVLRKWRSLREVVRSPRRLGLLSLAAVFIAANWGVYIYGVNSGHVVETSLGYFINPLVTILMGVVLLGERLRTLQWCALALAFGAVIELGIDYGRPPYISLCLAFSFATYGLLKKKVGVGALEGLGLETLVLAPLALAYLAFLDVEGTGSFGHRGIGNALLLVMAGVLTAIPLLLFAGAANRVTMTMLGLLQYVTPTLQFLLGIFVFHEAMTSARWVGFALVWTALAIITVEGISNRQRLLRKAAKARAQ, encoded by the coding sequence GTGAAAGCTCTGCCCGTGGACGAGGCGCGCCGCGGATTCGTGTTCGGCGCCGCCGCGTACACGATCTGGGGATTCTTCCCGCTGTACTTCCCGCTCCTCGAGCCGGCGGGCCCGGTGGAGATCCTGTCGCACCGCGTGATCTGGTCGCTTGCCCTGGTCGCTGCCGTGCTCACCGTCCTTCGCAAGTGGCGCAGCCTTCGCGAGGTCGTACGCTCGCCGCGCCGGCTCGGCTTGCTGTCGCTGGCCGCGGTGTTCATCGCGGCGAACTGGGGCGTGTACATCTACGGCGTCAACAGCGGGCACGTCGTCGAGACCTCGCTCGGCTACTTCATCAACCCGCTCGTCACCATCCTGATGGGCGTCGTGCTGCTCGGCGAGCGGCTTCGTACGCTGCAATGGTGCGCGCTCGCTCTCGCATTCGGGGCCGTCATCGAGCTCGGGATCGACTACGGCCGGCCCCCGTACATCTCGCTGTGCCTCGCGTTCTCGTTCGCTACGTACGGGTTGCTGAAGAAGAAGGTCGGCGTCGGCGCACTCGAGGGACTCGGCCTCGAGACCCTGGTGCTCGCACCCCTGGCGCTGGCGTACCTCGCCTTCCTCGACGTGGAGGGCACGGGCTCGTTCGGACACCGCGGCATCGGCAACGCCTTGCTGCTGGTCATGGCCGGCGTGCTGACGGCCATCCCGCTGCTGCTGTTCGCGGGGGCCGCGAACCGCGTGACGATGACGATGCTCGGTCTGCTGCAGTACGTGACGCCCACGTTGCAGTTCCTGTTGGGGATCTTCGTGTTCCATGAGGCGATGACGTCCGCCCGCTGGGTCGGCTTCGCACTCGTCTGGACGGCGCTCGCGATCATCACGGTCGAGGGCATCTCGAACCGGCAACGGTTGCTGCGGAAGGCAGCGAAGGCGCGGGCACAATAG
- a CDS encoding TetR/AcrR family transcriptional regulator gives MATTTRNRIVASTAELLRRQGYTATGVKQIVERAGAPFGSIYHHFPGGKEQVSAEAIRTSGAEYAAVLPLAFDDAPDLLTGIRTYFALAASHLEDSDFADACPIATVALEVASTNEPLREATSEVFTSWQEYGTAYFVDRGVGSEVAAELTTALVCALEGAFVITRATRDTTALLTCGDVLARSFADRLPD, from the coding sequence ATGGCAACCACGACCCGCAACCGGATCGTCGCAAGCACCGCGGAGCTACTGCGTCGGCAGGGCTACACCGCGACCGGGGTGAAGCAGATCGTCGAGCGCGCCGGGGCACCGTTCGGGTCGATCTACCATCACTTTCCTGGCGGCAAAGAACAGGTCAGCGCCGAGGCGATCCGCACGTCCGGCGCCGAGTACGCCGCCGTGCTTCCGCTCGCCTTCGACGACGCACCCGACCTGCTCACCGGCATCCGTACCTACTTCGCACTCGCGGCCTCCCATCTCGAGGACTCCGACTTCGCCGACGCGTGTCCGATCGCGACCGTCGCGCTCGAGGTGGCGAGCACGAACGAGCCGTTGCGGGAGGCGACATCCGAGGTGTTCACCTCCTGGCAGGAGTACGGCACCGCGTACTTCGTCGACCGCGGCGTCGGCTCCGAAGTCGCCGCCGAGCTGACGACGGCACTGGTGTGCGCACTCGAAGGAGCCTTCGTCATCACCCGCGCGACCCGAGACACGACAGCCCTGCTGACCTGCGGAGACGTACTCGCGCGCAGCTTCGCCGACCGCCTGCCGGACTGA
- a CDS encoding alpha/beta fold hydrolase, translating into MPTTDVPAGTIEYDDTGGSGPVIVFLHGLFMSGTTWREVVPRLRDDYRCITPTLPLGSHRIAMKPDADLTMHGQTHLVADFLEALDLRDVTLVSIDWGGGLFLTAEGRDDRVARLVICPSEAYDNFPPGLSGKVAMLACRLPGGVGLGLRQLRVSWLRNSPLMFGALVKKGVNDEVAHDWTAPGLASADVRRDVRKYGGHPPPKAELIAATERLADFAGPTLVVWAPEGKMMPPEHGPRLAELIPDSRYVEIADAHTMVNEDQPDEFTRHLREFLRDTDPHAEERIPAR; encoded by the coding sequence ATGCCGACGACGGATGTGCCGGCCGGTACGATCGAGTACGACGACACCGGAGGCAGTGGTCCGGTCATCGTCTTCCTGCACGGGCTGTTCATGAGCGGGACGACCTGGCGCGAGGTCGTTCCCCGACTCCGCGACGACTATCGGTGCATCACCCCGACGCTGCCCCTCGGGTCGCACCGCATCGCGATGAAGCCGGACGCCGATCTCACGATGCACGGCCAGACGCACCTGGTGGCCGACTTCCTCGAGGCGCTCGACCTCCGCGACGTCACGTTGGTCTCGATCGACTGGGGTGGCGGGCTCTTCCTGACCGCCGAGGGGCGCGACGACCGCGTTGCGCGGTTGGTGATCTGTCCGAGCGAGGCGTACGACAACTTCCCGCCCGGGCTCTCCGGGAAGGTGGCGATGCTTGCCTGCAGGCTGCCCGGGGGAGTCGGCCTCGGGCTGCGCCAGCTTCGAGTCTCCTGGCTACGCAACTCACCCCTGATGTTCGGTGCGCTGGTCAAGAAGGGTGTGAACGACGAGGTCGCCCACGACTGGACCGCGCCGGGCCTCGCGTCCGCCGACGTACGCCGCGACGTGCGCAAGTACGGTGGCCACCCGCCACCCAAGGCCGAGCTGATCGCGGCGACCGAGAGGCTCGCGGACTTCGCCGGACCGACGCTGGTCGTCTGGGCGCCGGAGGGCAAGATGATGCCGCCGGAGCACGGCCCGCGACTCGCGGAGTTGATCCCGGACTCCCGCTACGTCGAGATCGCCGACGCGCACACAATGGTCAACGAGGACCAGCCGGACGAGTTCACCCGCCACCTCCGCGAGTTCCTCCGCGACACCGACCCGCACGCTGAGGAGAGGATCCCGGCCCGCTGA
- a CDS encoding 2-oxoacid:ferredoxin oxidoreductase subunit beta translates to MTAVDLPTPSLARDGLTSVPTTDDKQTRKDFGSDQEVRWCPGCGDYVVLAAVQGFLPELGLKRENIVFVSGIGCSSRFPYYLDTYGMHSIHGRAPAIATGLASTRPDLSVWVVTGDGDALSIGGNHLIHALRRNVNMTILLFNNRIYGLTKGQYSPTSEIGKVTKSTPHGSLDTPFNPVSVALGAEATFVARTIDSDRAHLTGVLREAAAHRGTSLVEIYQNCPIFNDNAFDTIKGAETKDHAVIPLEHGQPVRFGPNGEHGLIRDGATGALQVADVADDADVAKLVVHDAHADDPSLAFALSRLTDAGHLNRAPVGIFRQVERPTYDDLAREQVTSATEMNGEGDLQSLISGPDTWKVS, encoded by the coding sequence ATGACCGCCGTCGACCTGCCCACGCCTTCGTTGGCGCGCGACGGGCTGACGTCCGTACCAACGACGGACGACAAGCAGACCCGCAAGGACTTCGGCTCGGACCAGGAGGTCCGCTGGTGCCCCGGGTGCGGCGACTACGTCGTACTCGCGGCCGTACAGGGGTTCCTGCCCGAGCTCGGGCTCAAGCGCGAGAACATCGTGTTCGTCTCGGGCATCGGGTGCTCGTCGCGGTTCCCGTACTACCTCGACACGTACGGTATGCACTCGATCCACGGGCGCGCGCCCGCGATCGCGACCGGCCTCGCATCGACCCGGCCGGACCTTTCGGTGTGGGTCGTCACCGGCGACGGCGACGCGCTGTCGATCGGCGGCAACCACCTCATCCACGCGTTGCGACGCAACGTGAACATGACGATCCTGCTGTTCAACAACAGGATCTACGGCCTGACCAAGGGTCAGTACTCGCCCACGTCGGAGATCGGAAAGGTCACCAAGTCGACGCCGCACGGGTCGCTCGACACACCGTTCAACCCCGTGTCGGTGGCGCTGGGCGCCGAGGCGACGTTCGTAGCGCGCACGATCGACTCCGATCGTGCCCACCTGACCGGCGTACTTCGCGAGGCCGCCGCACACCGCGGCACGTCGCTGGTGGAGATCTACCAGAACTGCCCGATCTTCAACGACAACGCGTTCGACACCATCAAGGGTGCCGAGACCAAGGACCACGCGGTGATCCCGCTCGAGCACGGTCAGCCCGTACGGTTCGGGCCGAACGGCGAGCACGGTCTCATCCGCGACGGCGCGACCGGGGCGCTCCAGGTCGCCGACGTCGCCGACGATGCGGACGTCGCAAAGCTGGTCGTCCATGACGCGCACGCCGACGACCCGAGCCTGGCCTTCGCGCTGTCCCGGCTGACCGACGCGGGACACCTCAACCGCGCGCCGGTCGGCATCTTCCGTCAGGTCGAGCGGCCGACGTACGACGACCTCGCGCGCGAGCAGGTCACGTCGGCGACGGAGATGAACGGCGAGGGTGACCTGCAGTCGTTGATCAGCGGCCCCGACACCTGGAAGGTCAGCTAG
- a CDS encoding 2-oxoacid:acceptor oxidoreductase subunit alpha — protein MSKQVQQLDRVVIRFAGDSGDGMQLTGDRFTQETAAFGNDLSTLPNFPAEIRAPAGTQAGVSSFQLHFADHDILTPGDRPDVLVAMNPAALKANVGDLADGGTLIIDNHDFGKRNLARAGYDANPLEDGSLESYNLHTVDLTAITVEAIEAFGLSRKDAARAKNMFALGLLSWMYGRPTDGTIEFLEQRFASKPDIRDANITAFRSGWNYGETTEAFAVSYEVKPAALPSGTYRNITGNAALSYGIVAAGVQTGLEVFLGAYPITPASDILHEVSKHKNFGVTTFQAEDEIASIGAALGASFGGALGVTTTSGPGVALKSETIGLAVMLELPLLVIDVQRGGPSTGLPTKTEQADLLQAMFGRNGEAPIPIVAPRSPSDCFDAVLEATRIAVTYRTPVMLLSDGYIANGSEPWAIPDIASLPKIQPNFVTGPNHTNDDGSEEFLPYLRDPDTLARPWAPPGVAGLEHRVGGLEKADRTGDISYDPDNHHRMVTFRDAKVHRVADTVGPTDVDDPTGDARLLVIGWGSSYGPIGAGIRRARQAGYRVAQAHLRHLNPFPSDLGDVLRRYDKVLVPEMNLGQLRMLLRAEYLVDAVGYNQVRGLPFGAAELSDVIRATADSIDEEATR, from the coding sequence GTGTCGAAGCAGGTACAACAGCTGGATCGCGTCGTGATCCGGTTCGCCGGTGATTCCGGAGACGGGATGCAGCTGACGGGGGATCGATTCACCCAAGAGACGGCCGCGTTCGGCAACGATCTCTCGACTCTGCCGAACTTCCCGGCCGAGATCCGTGCACCCGCGGGTACGCAGGCGGGCGTCTCGTCGTTCCAGCTGCATTTCGCCGATCACGACATCCTCACCCCGGGCGACCGACCGGACGTACTGGTCGCGATGAACCCCGCAGCGCTCAAGGCCAACGTCGGCGACCTCGCCGACGGCGGCACCCTCATCATCGACAACCACGACTTCGGCAAGCGCAACCTCGCGCGGGCGGGCTACGACGCGAACCCGCTCGAGGACGGCAGCCTGGAGTCGTACAACCTGCACACCGTCGACCTGACCGCGATCACCGTGGAGGCGATCGAGGCGTTCGGGTTGTCACGCAAGGACGCTGCCCGGGCAAAGAACATGTTCGCGCTCGGGCTGCTCTCGTGGATGTACGGCCGGCCGACCGACGGCACGATCGAGTTCCTCGAGCAGCGGTTCGCGTCCAAGCCGGACATCCGCGACGCGAACATCACCGCGTTCCGCAGCGGCTGGAACTACGGCGAGACGACCGAGGCATTCGCCGTCTCGTACGAGGTGAAGCCGGCCGCCCTGCCATCGGGCACGTACCGCAACATCACCGGCAACGCGGCGCTCTCGTACGGAATCGTGGCGGCAGGCGTACAGACCGGGCTGGAGGTCTTCCTCGGCGCTTACCCGATCACGCCGGCGTCGGACATCTTGCACGAGGTCAGCAAGCACAAGAACTTCGGCGTGACGACGTTCCAGGCGGAGGACGAGATCGCCTCGATCGGCGCGGCCCTCGGAGCGTCGTTCGGCGGTGCGCTCGGGGTGACGACGACGTCCGGGCCGGGAGTGGCGCTGAAGTCCGAGACCATCGGGCTCGCGGTGATGCTGGAGCTGCCGCTGCTGGTGATCGACGTACAGCGCGGCGGTCCGTCGACCGGGCTGCCGACGAAGACCGAGCAGGCCGACCTCCTGCAGGCCATGTTCGGGCGCAACGGCGAGGCGCCGATCCCGATCGTGGCACCCCGGTCGCCGTCCGACTGCTTCGACGCGGTACTCGAGGCGACGCGCATCGCGGTGACCTACCGGACGCCGGTGATGCTGCTGTCCGACGGCTACATCGCCAACGGTTCGGAGCCGTGGGCCATCCCCGACATCGCAAGCCTGCCGAAGATCCAGCCGAACTTCGTCACCGGCCCCAACCACACGAACGACGACGGCTCGGAGGAGTTTCTGCCGTACCTTCGCGACCCCGACACCCTCGCGCGGCCGTGGGCGCCACCGGGCGTTGCCGGGCTCGAGCACCGCGTCGGCGGCCTCGAGAAGGCCGATCGCACGGGTGACATCTCGTACGACCCCGACAACCACCACCGCATGGTGACGTTCCGCGACGCCAAGGTGCACCGGGTGGCCGACACCGTCGGCCCGACCGACGTCGACGACCCGACCGGCGACGCACGGCTCCTCGTGATCGGGTGGGGCTCGTCGTACGGCCCGATCGGCGCAGGCATCCGGCGTGCGCGGCAGGCGGGCTATCGCGTTGCCCAGGCGCACCTTCGACATCTCAACCCGTTCCCGTCGGACCTCGGCGATGTACTACGCCGGTACGACAAGGTGCTGGTGCCCGAGATGAACCTCGGCCAGCTGCGGATGCTGCTTCGCGCCGAGTACCTCGTCGACGCCGTTGGCTACAACCAGGTACGTGGCCTGCCGTTCGGAGCGGCCGAGCTGTCCGACGTGATCCGCGCGACCGCGGACTCCATCGACGAGGAGGCGACCCGATGA
- a CDS encoding YajQ family cyclic di-GMP-binding protein, with protein MASESSFDIVSKVDKQEVDNAINQAARELATRFDFKNTGAAVERSGELGIEITANADERALAALDVLKDKFVKRGVSLKALDEGEPRQSGKESKISCTLKDGLTQDQAKKIAKLIRDEGLKGVKTQVQGDELRVTSKKRDDLQGVIALVKDADLDFATQFVNYR; from the coding sequence ATGGCCAGCGAGTCATCGTTCGACATCGTCAGCAAGGTCGACAAGCAAGAGGTCGACAACGCGATCAACCAGGCCGCCCGCGAACTCGCGACCCGATTCGACTTCAAGAACACCGGCGCGGCCGTCGAGCGAAGCGGCGAGCTCGGCATCGAGATCACCGCGAACGCCGATGAGCGTGCCCTGGCTGCCCTCGACGTACTCAAGGACAAGTTCGTCAAGCGCGGCGTATCGCTGAAGGCACTCGACGAGGGCGAGCCGCGGCAGTCGGGCAAGGAGTCGAAGATCTCCTGCACGCTCAAGGACGGCCTGACCCAGGACCAGGCCAAGAAGATCGCGAAGCTCATCCGGGACGAGGGTCTGAAGGGCGTGAAGACGCAGGTCCAGGGTGACGAGCTGCGGGTGACCAGCAAGAAGCGCGACGACCTCCAGGGCGTCATCGCGCTGGTCAAGGACGCCGATCTCGACTTCGCGACGCAGTTCGTCAACTACCGCTGA